In one window of Sardina pilchardus chromosome 23, fSarPil1.1, whole genome shotgun sequence DNA:
- the si:ch211-93g23.2 gene encoding demethylmenaquinone methyltransferase isoform X2, translating into MGERRYEGKEHAHSYQKYRVSPLELVEEMISFIEKRKTKPFPLAVDVGCGSGQGTVLLVPHFLQVVGTDISPAMLELAQACDHPPNVSYRQCPAEQLPFEDGTVDLLTAMTAAHWFDRPRFLLEAERVLRPGGCLALISYTMDFELEWGDRSGHLNAICQEFYAALLPYRIPHLGTSSLMLYKQMYDSIPYEDKEWHECLRVRRKMPLSGYIHMVETFTSYQALLQKDPLEAQKLSQDITDKLVSAMGVSSPETEVTVVVKYFYLLACKPSTK; encoded by the exons ATGGGTGAACGACGCTACGAGGGCAAAGAGCATGCACACTCTTATCAGAAATACAGAGTGTCTCCGCTGGAGCTTGTGGAGGAAATGATATCATTTATAGAGAAAAGG AAAACAAAGCCATTTCCTCTTGCTGTGGATGTGGGATGTGGATCAGGGCAGGGGACCGTGCTGCTGGTTCCTCACTTTCTCCaagtggttggcacagatatcaGCCCTGCCATGCTTGAGCTTGCCCAGGCTTGTGACCATCCTCCCAATGTCTCTTACAG GCAGTGCCCAGCAGAGCAGTTGCCCTTTGAGGATGGCACGGTGGATCTGCTCACGGCCATGACGGCCGCGCACTGGTTCGACCGCCCTCGCTTCCTGCTGGAGGCCGAGCGAGTCCTGAGGCCGGGGGGCTGCCTGGCCCTGATCAGCTACACCATGGACTTTGAGCTGGAGTGGGGCGATCGCAGCGGCCACCTCAACGCCATCTGTCAGGAG TTCTACGCAGCTCTACTACCGTACCGCATACCTCATCTGGGTACCAGTTCTCTGATGCTTTACAAGCAGATGTACGACTCCATCCCTTACGAAGACAAGGAGTG GCATGAATGTTTGCGGGTTCGGAGAAAGATGCCTCTCTCCGGCTACATCCACATGGTAGAGACCTTCACAAGCTATCAGGCTCTGCTGCAGAAGGATCCCTTGGAAGCACAGAAACTTTCTCAGGACATCACAGACAA GTTAGTCTCAGCTATGGGTGTTTCATCTCCTGAGACAGAAGTCACCGTGGTGGTAAAATACTTCTATCTGCTGGCCTGTAAACCATCAACAAAGTGA
- the si:ch211-93g23.2 gene encoding demethylmenaquinone methyltransferase isoform X1 — translation MGERRYEGKEHAHSYQKYRVSPLELVEEMISFIEKRQKTKPFPLAVDVGCGSGQGTVLLVPHFLQVVGTDISPAMLELAQACDHPPNVSYRQCPAEQLPFEDGTVDLLTAMTAAHWFDRPRFLLEAERVLRPGGCLALISYTMDFELEWGDRSGHLNAICQEFYAALLPYRIPHLGTSSLMLYKQMYDSIPYEDKEWHECLRVRRKMPLSGYIHMVETFTSYQALLQKDPLEAQKLSQDITDKLVSAMGVSSPETEVTVVVKYFYLLACKPSTK, via the exons ATGGGTGAACGACGCTACGAGGGCAAAGAGCATGCACACTCTTATCAGAAATACAGAGTGTCTCCGCTGGAGCTTGTGGAGGAAATGATATCATTTATAGAGAAAAGG CAGAAAACAAAGCCATTTCCTCTTGCTGTGGATGTGGGATGTGGATCAGGGCAGGGGACCGTGCTGCTGGTTCCTCACTTTCTCCaagtggttggcacagatatcaGCCCTGCCATGCTTGAGCTTGCCCAGGCTTGTGACCATCCTCCCAATGTCTCTTACAG GCAGTGCCCAGCAGAGCAGTTGCCCTTTGAGGATGGCACGGTGGATCTGCTCACGGCCATGACGGCCGCGCACTGGTTCGACCGCCCTCGCTTCCTGCTGGAGGCCGAGCGAGTCCTGAGGCCGGGGGGCTGCCTGGCCCTGATCAGCTACACCATGGACTTTGAGCTGGAGTGGGGCGATCGCAGCGGCCACCTCAACGCCATCTGTCAGGAG TTCTACGCAGCTCTACTACCGTACCGCATACCTCATCTGGGTACCAGTTCTCTGATGCTTTACAAGCAGATGTACGACTCCATCCCTTACGAAGACAAGGAGTG GCATGAATGTTTGCGGGTTCGGAGAAAGATGCCTCTCTCCGGCTACATCCACATGGTAGAGACCTTCACAAGCTATCAGGCTCTGCTGCAGAAGGATCCCTTGGAAGCACAGAAACTTTCTCAGGACATCACAGACAA GTTAGTCTCAGCTATGGGTGTTTCATCTCCTGAGACAGAAGTCACCGTGGTGGTAAAATACTTCTATCTGCTGGCCTGTAAACCATCAACAAAGTGA